The Elgaria multicarinata webbii isolate HBS135686 ecotype San Diego chromosome 1, rElgMul1.1.pri, whole genome shotgun sequence genome has a window encoding:
- the LOC134392904 gene encoding uncharacterized protein LOC134392904 isoform X1, with the protein MFPNIHGRNQSKCTFDSKGKFTTNLELAIARNRVRAPQQPQVPAERECSIKQPPDFSYKLYITPVHFGKLHGKSKELKKKKKMNTFSEELHKIRSRLFVPVLEQEEQPEIVTRFPHVGPYEAQLMFVKMGKFKSSKYQDPKPYDYRQYEQDIPDFVTSYARDPLNLKLKLQSLSKVHGLHPFTEEKRGSRSKEKIMTYKAQELKWDSKLLLPKEPWPAKSDSFTRHRRQRGVHSAFMDRVEETLSKLWLKEASQKQAGSRRKAADSTRKKTLASLPTQMEQQGRRQQEKSLPKGQLSQSPSTGPRGWGMTNHSSLSFHIKPQPLGFLLPNGIAQSVEELRCKL; encoded by the exons ATGTTTCCCAATATCCATGGCAGGAACCAATCCAAGTGTACTTTTGATTCAAAGGGAAAGTTTACTACAAACCTGGAGTTAGCCATAGCACGAAATCGAGTCCGTGCACCGCAGCAACCCCAGGTCCCCGCTGAAAGGGAATGTTCAATAAAGCAACCTCCTGATTTTAGCTATAAACTGTATATAACTCCTGTCCATTTTGGTAAGCTACACGGAAAGTCGAAGGagctgaaaaagaagaagaaaatgaacaCATTCTCTGAAGAATTGCACAAAATAAGGTCCAGATTGTTTGTCCCCGTCCTGGAACAGGAGGAGCAACCGGAGATCGTCACAAGATTTCCTCATGTGGGCCCCTATGAAGCCCAGCTAATGTTTGTGAAGATGGGAAAGTTTAAGAGCAGCAAATACCAAGATCCCAAACCATACGACTACAGACAG TATGAACAAGATATACCAGATTTTGTGACAAGCTATGCCAGAGATCCTTTGAATCTAAAGCTCAAATTGCAGAGTTTAAGCAAAG TCCATGGACTGCATCCTTTCACAGAAGAAAAACGGGGATCCAGATCGAAGGAAAAAATCATGACCTACAAGGCTCAAGAACTCAAATGGGATTCAAAGTTGCTTCTTCCAAAGGAACCTTGGCCTGCTAAATCTGATTCTTTTACG AGGCACAGAAGACAACGAGGTGTACACAGTGCCTTTATGGATCGTGTGGAGGAAACACTAAGCAAGCTGTGGCTGAAAGAG GCAAGCCAGAAGCAAGCAGGGAGCAGAAGAAAAGCAGCAGATAGTACAAGAAAGAAAACACTCGCCTCTCTTCCCACTCAGATGGAGCAGCAGGGCAGGAGGCAGCAAGAAAAAAGCCTTCCCAAAGGACAGCTCTCTCAGTCACCATCTACAGGACCACGTGGGTGGGGAATGACAAATCACTCCAGCCTGTCGTTTCATATAAAACCACAACCTTTGGGCTTCTTGCTGCCAAACGGCATAGCCCAAAGTGTCGAGGAGTTGAGGTGCAAGTTATGA
- the LOC134392904 gene encoding uncharacterized protein LOC134392904 isoform X2 has protein sequence MNTFSEELHKIRSRLFVPVLEQEEQPEIVTRFPHVGPYEAQLMFVKMGKFKSSKYQDPKPYDYRQYEQDIPDFVTSYARDPLNLKLKLQSLSKVHGLHPFTEEKRGSRSKEKIMTYKAQELKWDSKLLLPKEPWPAKSDSFTRHRRQRGVHSAFMDRVEETLSKLWLKEASQKQAGSRRKAADSTRKKTLASLPTQMEQQGRRQQEKSLPKGQLSQSPSTGPRGWGMTNHSSLSFHIKPQPLGFLLPNGIAQSVEELRCKL, from the exons atgaacaCATTCTCTGAAGAATTGCACAAAATAAGGTCCAGATTGTTTGTCCCCGTCCTGGAACAGGAGGAGCAACCGGAGATCGTCACAAGATTTCCTCATGTGGGCCCCTATGAAGCCCAGCTAATGTTTGTGAAGATGGGAAAGTTTAAGAGCAGCAAATACCAAGATCCCAAACCATACGACTACAGACAG TATGAACAAGATATACCAGATTTTGTGACAAGCTATGCCAGAGATCCTTTGAATCTAAAGCTCAAATTGCAGAGTTTAAGCAAAG TCCATGGACTGCATCCTTTCACAGAAGAAAAACGGGGATCCAGATCGAAGGAAAAAATCATGACCTACAAGGCTCAAGAACTCAAATGGGATTCAAAGTTGCTTCTTCCAAAGGAACCTTGGCCTGCTAAATCTGATTCTTTTACG AGGCACAGAAGACAACGAGGTGTACACAGTGCCTTTATGGATCGTGTGGAGGAAACACTAAGCAAGCTGTGGCTGAAAGAG GCAAGCCAGAAGCAAGCAGGGAGCAGAAGAAAAGCAGCAGATAGTACAAGAAAGAAAACACTCGCCTCTCTTCCCACTCAGATGGAGCAGCAGGGCAGGAGGCAGCAAGAAAAAAGCCTTCCCAAAGGACAGCTCTCTCAGTCACCATCTACAGGACCACGTGGGTGGGGAATGACAAATCACTCCAGCCTGTCGTTTCATATAAAACCACAACCTTTGGGCTTCTTGCTGCCAAACGGCATAGCCCAAAGTGTCGAGGAGTTGAGGTGCAAGTTATGA
- the LOC134392904 gene encoding uncharacterized protein LOC134392904 isoform X3, producing the protein MFVKMGKFKSSKYQDPKPYDYRQYEQDIPDFVTSYARDPLNLKLKLQSLSKVHGLHPFTEEKRGSRSKEKIMTYKAQELKWDSKLLLPKEPWPAKSDSFTRHRRQRGVHSAFMDRVEETLSKLWLKEASQKQAGSRRKAADSTRKKTLASLPTQMEQQGRRQQEKSLPKGQLSQSPSTGPRGWGMTNHSSLSFHIKPQPLGFLLPNGIAQSVEELRCKL; encoded by the exons ATGTTTGTGAAGATGGGAAAGTTTAAGAGCAGCAAATACCAAGATCCCAAACCATACGACTACAGACAG TATGAACAAGATATACCAGATTTTGTGACAAGCTATGCCAGAGATCCTTTGAATCTAAAGCTCAAATTGCAGAGTTTAAGCAAAG TCCATGGACTGCATCCTTTCACAGAAGAAAAACGGGGATCCAGATCGAAGGAAAAAATCATGACCTACAAGGCTCAAGAACTCAAATGGGATTCAAAGTTGCTTCTTCCAAAGGAACCTTGGCCTGCTAAATCTGATTCTTTTACG AGGCACAGAAGACAACGAGGTGTACACAGTGCCTTTATGGATCGTGTGGAGGAAACACTAAGCAAGCTGTGGCTGAAAGAG GCAAGCCAGAAGCAAGCAGGGAGCAGAAGAAAAGCAGCAGATAGTACAAGAAAGAAAACACTCGCCTCTCTTCCCACTCAGATGGAGCAGCAGGGCAGGAGGCAGCAAGAAAAAAGCCTTCCCAAAGGACAGCTCTCTCAGTCACCATCTACAGGACCACGTGGGTGGGGAATGACAAATCACTCCAGCCTGTCGTTTCATATAAAACCACAACCTTTGGGCTTCTTGCTGCCAAACGGCATAGCCCAAAGTGTCGAGGAGTTGAGGTGCAAGTTATGA